The sequence below is a genomic window from bacterium.
CGCCTCGTCGGGACGGCAGCCCGCGCGCGCCAGCGCGGTGAGGTACGGATCCGGGTGCGGCTTGCTGCGCGCGTAGTCGCGGTTGGTGATCGCGAACTCGAAGAATCGCAACAGGCCGCTGCCGGCGTGGATGACGTCGAAGTGCTCCGGGTTCGAGCTCGTCACCACCGCCAGCCGGGCGCGCGGCCGCAGCGCCTCCAGCACCTCGGCGATGCCGTCGAGCGGCGCCACGCCGGCCGACAGCAGCGCCGCGTAGCGCGCGTTGCGCCGCTGCCGCAGGATCTCGATCGCGGCGGCGTCGCAGCGGTCGCGCACCAGATCGAAGACGCTGCGCCCCTGGCGCAGGCTGAGATCGATGAACTGCGCCTCGCCGACCTCCACCCCGATGTCCGAAAGCACCTCGCGGGTCGCGGCGTAGTAGAGGTGCTCGGTATCCACCAGCACCCCGTCGTTGTCGAAGAAGATCGCTTTGACCACGCCTAGTCTCGATGAGACAAAAGACTCCTCACCAGGGAGGCACGGAGACACGGAGGGCTCGGTGCCATAGCGAAGGCGCGGGGCCTCTTCTCACTCCATTTCCAATGAACTTTGGGATGAACGCTGAGCGGTTTCGAGATCAGCACTCTCCGTGTCTCCGTGCCTCCGTGGTGAAAGTCTTTTTTCGAAGCAAGCCTAGATCGCCTTCCCCATGCTGATGCGCGGCTCCACCGCGTAGCCGAGCCGGGCGTAGAAGGCGACCACGGCGTCATTGCCGGCGACGATCTGCAGGTTGATCTTCGGGCAGCCGCGGGCGCGCAGCGCCGCCTCGGCCGCGCCCATCAGCGCGGTCGCGATGCCGCGCCGGCGCGCCGCGGGCGCGACCGCCAGGTGGTACACCCAGCCGCGGATGCCGTCATAGCCGAGCGCCACGGCGCCGACGACGCGCCGCCCGCGCACCGCCGCCAGGATGAGATCGTCCCGCCGCGCGCGCTTGCGGGCGAGGTAGGCGGCCGGCTGATTCCAGGCCCGCGCGTCGGGGAACACCGCCTCCCACAGCGCCCGCACGCCGGGGACGTCGGCCTCCTCGATGGCGCGGATGACCACCTCGCCCATCGCCAACGGCTACCGCGCCCATCCGCCGCATGCGACCGGATTCTCCACTCGTCGCGGATCCGGCTCCGCCCGCAGCGGCCGAGGCTGACAGTTGGCACGGCGCTCGATAAGGCTGGCGTAACGATGCGGGCGTTTCTCACCGGCTGCGGCGCGGTGTCGCCGTTCGGCGGCGGCGTCGAGGCGTTGTGGACGGCGCTGTGCGAAGGGCGCAGCGCCGTCGCGCCGCTGCGCGGCATCGCCGTCGACGGTCTCGCCGGGGTGCTCGCCGCCGAGGTGCCGCCCGATGCGGTCGCGGCGTATCTCTCGCACCCGGAGCGCGCGCACCTGGAGCGCATCGACCAGCACGCGCTGGCCGCCGCGCGGGCGGCGCTGGCGGACGCCGGGCTCGAGCTCGGGGGCTGCGACCCGAATCGCATCGCGGTGGTGGTCGGCACGACGCTCGGCGCGATGCCGATCGGCGAGGGCTACCTGCGCGCCCGGCAGGGCGGCACGGCGTTCGACGCCCGGCGCCTCCTCGGCATGCCGTATGCCGCCACCGCGGCGCGCCTGGCGCGCACCCTCGGCGTCCGCGGGCCGGTGCTCAGCCCGTCGATCGCCTGCGCCTCCGGGACGCTGGCGGTGGGGCTGGCGCGCGACCTCGTCGCCCTCGACCGCGCCGACGTCGTCCTCGCCGGCGGCGCCGAGGCGTTGTGCGAATTCGTCGTCGCCGGCTTCGCCTGCCTGCGCGCCACCACGGCGACGGCGGTGCGGCCGTTCGACGCCCGGCGCGACGGGCTGGCGCTCGGCGAGGGCGCGGCGCTGGTGGTGGTCGAGTCGGCACGGCACGCGGCCCGGCGCGGCGCGACGGCGGCGATCGAGGTCGCCGGCAGCGGCCTCTCCGCCGACGCGGTGCACATGACCGCGCCGGCGCGCGACGGCGCCGGGGCCGCGCGCGCCATGCGCGCCGCCCTCGCCGACGCCGGTCTCGACGCCGACGCGGTGGACGTCGTCAGCGCCCACGGCACCGCCACGGTGTTCAACGACGCCATGGAGATGGCCGCCCTCGCCGCCGTCTTCGGCGATCATCGTCCACCGGTGAGCGGCATCAAGGGCGCCATCGGCCACACCCTCGCCGCCGCCGGCGCCTTCGAGGCGGTGCTCTGCGCCCGCGTGCTGCGCCACGGCGTCGTGCCGCCGACCGCCGGCTGCGAGGAGCTGGATCCGGCCTGCGCGCTCGACATCGTGCGCGGCGCGCCGCGGCGCGTGCGCGCGTCGGTCGCCCTGTCGACCTCGTCCGCCTTCGCCGGCAACAACGCCGCCGTGGTCCTGAGGCGCGATGAGCGCTGACGTGGTCATCACCGGCTGCGGCGTCGTCTCGCCGCTCGCCTGCTCGGCAGCGGAGCTGGCGGGCCGCCTGGCCGCCGGCGAGCAGGCGGTCGATGGCGATGGGGCGCGGGTGGCCGAGATCCCGTTGACGGTCGTGCCGGCGGCGGCGCGATCCCGCATCGGGCGGCTCGACCGCGTCTGCCGGCTGACGCTTGCGGCGGCCTATCTCGCCGTCGACGATGCCGCGCTGCCGCTGCCACTGGCGGTGCCCGAGCGGGTCGGGCTGGTCTTCGGCACCGGCCTCGGCTGCCTGCTGAGCGACGCCGAGTTCTACGAGAAGGTGGTGGCGCAGGGGGCGCCGGCGGCGAGCCCGCGCGCCTTCGCCTACACCGTGTCGAGCGCCGCCGCCGGCGAGGTGTCGATCGCCCTCGGCATCCACGGGCCGAACGCGACGCTGCACATGGGCATGGCGGCCGGCGCCGGCGCCCTCGGCCATGCCGCCGACCTCATCCGGCTCGGCCGCGCCGACGTCGTCATCGCCGGCGGCGCCGACGCCCTCGACACGGCCCTGGTCGAGGCGCTGCGCGCCATGCGGCTGCTGAAGACGCCGGCGCGGTCGCGGCCCTTCACCGACGCGGTGCCCGGCGTGTGGCCGGGGGAGGGCGCGGCGATCGCGGTGCTCGAATCAGCGGACCACGCCGCGGCGCGCGGCGCGCCGGCGATCGCCCGCGTGCTCGCCCACGCCGCCGGCTTCGAGCCGACGCTGACCGGGCGGACCCGGGTCGCCGACGGGATTGCCGGCGTGCTGCGCCAGGCGATGACCGCGCCGCCCGACCTCGTACTGGCGAGCGCGCAGGGCACGCCGCTCGACGCCGTTGAGGCTGCCGCGCTCACCGCCGCCGGCGCCGGCGCGGCGCCCGTCATCGCGCCCAAGGCGCAACTCGGCGACGCCTTCGGCGCCAGCAGCGCGCTGGCGGCGGCGCTGGCGCCGTACCTCGCCGCGCGGCGCGTGCTGGTGAGTGCCGTCTGCCCCGCTGGCAGCGTCGGCGCCGTCCTGCTCGAGCCACTGGGAGCGCGGCTGGCCCGGCCGCCGCGCTAGCTAGCGCATTGCCCGGCGTGGCACGGCACCCGTGCCGCGGCTCGATGCGACCTCTGGCTGTCGCGCCGCGTTGGCGGACGGTGGGCGCCTGCTGGTAGGAGCGCGCGATGGCGCTGATCGACGACGCTCCCCGTCAACTGCAGGCGATTCTCGACCTGCATGGCATCGAGGGAGAATGTTGTGAGGACCTCACTGGCGCGCAGCGCGCGGCGATCCTGACGACGCTCTACCAGATCCTCGACATCATCGACGCGAAGACGAACAGCGTCCTCACCATCAACATGATGGTCCTCACCGCGCAGGTGTTCCTGGCCGGTTCGTCCTTCGCGTCCGGGCTCCCGCGCGCCTGGCAGAGCGTGCTGCTCCTCGCCGTCGTGGTGCCACTGCTGGGCACGGGCTGGGCCCTCCTGGTCTTCCACGTCCAGGGCGGAACCTTCCTGCGCTGGCGCGGGGCGGGATGCACGTTGACGGACGGGAAGCGTGTCGGCGTCTCCAAGCACCTGGCGATGTGGAGTGAGTTTCGCAACCTGGCGCTGATCTGCGACCAGCGCTGCCGGCGACATGCGCGAATCCGCGCATGGACGATCGCCTCGGGGGTGGTGTTTCTGTCCACGATCCTGATCGTGGTGGCGAAAATCCTGTGTTTTGATAGCGTCGCCGCTGTGTCGTCCTCCGCTCCGGCGCGATCGGAACTCTTTGTCGGGCTCGCTGAGCTTCCGGCGGCCGATCGCCATCTCCTCGAGCGGGCGCGGGCGGTCTCGCGCCGCGCCTATGCGCCCTATTCCGGGTTCGGCGTCGGGGCCGCCGTGCGCACCCGTTCCGGCGCCGTGTACGCCGGAGCGAACATGGAGAATGCCTCCTACGGGCTGACACTATGCGCCGAGACCTCGGCGCTGCTGCAGACCGTCGCGGCGGATGATTTCGCCGTCGAGGCGATCGCCATAGTCGGCGGGCGGTTGGACGGCGCCGGCGGGCCGGGGCGGCCGGTGACGCCCTGCGGTCGGTGCCGGCAATTGATCGTCGAAGCGGCACAGGTGGCGAACACCGATGTCCGCGTCATCGCCGCCAACGCCGACCTGAGCCGGGTCACGGTGCGGACGATCGGCGAGCTGCTGCCCGAGGCGTTCGGACCGCGCGATCTCGGCTAGCGCGCCGCGCGCTAGCCGCGCCGCAGCAGGGCGGCGGCGTTGTCGTGCAGGACCTTGCGGCGCAGGCGCTCGTTCCCCTCCGTCGCCATCAGCACCTTCGCGATGCCGATGGCCTGGTGGTAGAAGGGCCAGTCGCTGCCGTAGACGACGCGATCGGGATCGGCGCGGGCGAGGATCGTCCGCACGTTGGCGAGCGACTGCCCCGACAGCTCCAGCCAGACGTTCGGGTAGCGGCAGGCGAGGTCGAGCGCCTGCTCCATCTGCAGCGCGCCGGCGTGGCCGAGGACGAAGCGGGTGCGCGGGTGGGTGGCGATCGGTTCCTCGTACAGCGCGACCTGCGAGCGCCGCCGGCCGCTCGCCAGCTCGATGCCGACCGGCCCGCAGTGCCACAGCAGCGGCAGGTCGCGCTCGCCGCACAGCCGGTAGAGCGCCATGGCGCGCGGATGGTTGGGCGCCATGAGCTGGACCGCCGGGTGCATCTTCACGCCGCGGGCGCCGTCGTGCGCCTGCTCGTCGAGGCGGACGCCGACGCGGTCGACGATCGGATGCACCGAGCCGAAGGAGATCAGGCGCGGCTGGCGCCGCGCCGCGTCCAGCGCGTGCGCGGCGTTGCGCGACAGGTACGGCAGGTCGATCGGCAAGAGCACCGAGTGGACGATGCCGAGCTCGTCCATCTCGCGCACCAGGTTCGGCACCGTGTGGGTGGCGCGCATGCCGCCGCGGCGCAGGCTGCCGAGGGTGAGATCGCGCTTCAGCGCCTGCAGCGCCGCGGGCGTGAAGTTGCGGTTCTGGTAGACCTCGAAGTCGATGGCGCAGCAGTCGGGCAGGTAGTGCTCGGTGCGCGGCGTCGGGCGCTGCAGGTCGACGCGCATCGGCAGCAGGTAGGCGAGGGCGATGTGCGCGTGCATGTCGATCACCGGTCCGACGGCGCGGTCGGAAACGACCAGGCGCCCGTCGTGGAGGTCGAACCACGGCAGGCGGGCGAGGTCGCGCAGGGTGGCGAAGACCAGCGGCGGCATCAGGAGTGCTCGCTGGCGTGGCCGAAGACGGCGGCGGCGAGCGGCGCGGCGCGCTCGGCGAGCGCCGCCGGCACGAAGACGTAGAGCCGCCAGAGCTGGGCGTAGCGCTCCTGCAGGGCGCGGATCTCGGCGCTGCCGGCCTCGTCGGCGTCGTTGAGGGCGCCGAGGCCGCGGCTGGTGACGACGCGCGCGCTCGCCTCCTTCATCACCGTCAGCGCCGGGCAGTACACGATCACCTCGCCCTCGGCGCAGCCGAGCTGCTCGGCGAGCAGGCGCTCGGCGGCATGGCGTTCGGCGCGCGATTCGTGGAAGCGGCGCACCAGCGCGGCCCGCTGCGCGCCGTCGACCGAACGGGCCGACACCACGTAGCCGCGCTTCAGCAGATCGCGGCGCGCCAGGCGCGCGGTCAGCGCCGCCGCGGCGGCGCCGCACGCCGCCAGGCGATCGAGCAGGGTCCAGTCGTTGAGCGCCAGCAGGTCGGGCTCGGCGAGCGCCCCCGTCGCGACCGCCAGCTCGACCGCCTTGGAGATCATCGCGCCGGCGGCGACCTTGGTGTGGTGGTAGTAGACGCGCTCGGTGAGGAAGTAGCGCATGCGCAGAAGCTGGATCACCTCCGAGCGGGCGTCGGGGCGGTCCATGCCGTGCTTGGCCATGCTCAGCGCCAGGTGGCCGTCGGCGACGGTGAAGTAGCGGAAGACGCGATCGTCGTAGTCGTGCGCCAGGCCGGTGAAGTAGGCGTCGCGACGCAGGTAGTCGAGGAGATCGGCATCGATGGTGCTCGCGATCACCTCCGCCGCCCACGGCGGCAGGGCGCTCGGCGCGGCGCCCAGCAGGCCGGCGATCGGGGCGCGGATGCCGAGCCGGTCGAGGCCGGCGCCGAGCTCGCCGTCGAGCAGGCGGCCGAGCCGCGTGCCCTTGTCGTGGCGGGGAAACAGCCGCCGCTCGTCCTCGAGCGTGTGGCCGAAGGGAACGTGGGTGACGTCGTGCAGCAGGGTGCCGATCGCCACCAGCTCGGCGAGGTCGTCGGCAATCGCGACGCCGTCGCGCCGCAGGGCGGCGATGATGCGGTGGGCGAGGGCGCTGGCGCCGAGCGAGTGGTCGAAGCGGGTGTGCAGGGCGCCGGGGTAGACGTACGACGCGGTGCCGAGCTGTTTGATGCCGCGCAGCCGCTGCACGGCCGGCAGATCGAGCACCGCCGCTTCGAGCGGGGTGAGCGAGAGGTCGCCGTGGACGGGATCGCGGATCAGCATCGCCGACCATCCTAGCGCGGGCGGCGGGGTCCGCGGAACGCGCCGGGGATCAGCGGCGCCGGCGCAACAGCCAGGCGGGACCGACGGTGGTGCCGAGGGCGACGGCGCAGTAGCCGAGGAAGCCGGCGGCGCCGATGCGCCGCAGCGCCGCGGGATCGGTGGTGGAGCCGCTGAGCCGCTGGCCGACGCGCTCCAGCTCGCCGGGATTGGTCACCGTCCAGGCGACGAGGTTGACCGCCACATACGCGGCGTAGGCGGTGATGAGCGGCAGCGCCCAACGGTGCAGGGCCACCAGCGCCAGGCCGGTGACGAGCATGAAGAGCCCGATCGCCGCCGCCGGCAGGAAGGCGGCGCGGCCGTGCAGGATCTGTCCGACGACCACCAGCGTCGCCTCGTCGCCCTGGAAGAGCTTGGCGAAGTTGGTGAGCGAGCGAAGGACGATCAGCACGCCGCAGAACCGGATGAACCCGTTCGCCATCGCCGCCTTATCCGCACAGGACGCACCGCCTGCGCAAGCCTTCCGTCCCGCGCCGCTCGGGCCCATCGGCGCGGTCGCGCGCCGGGTGAGTTTCGGTGCGTCCCCGTGGTAGAGGCTGCGCCATGCGCTACCTGCACACGATGGTCCGGGTGACGAACCTGGAAGAGTCGCTCGACTTCTACTGCAACAAGCTCGGGCTCAAGGAGCTGCGGCGGCACGAGGTGCCGCAGGGCCGCTACACGTTGGTGTTCCTCGGCGCCGACGAGAACCCCGACGCGCAGGTCGAGCTGACGTTCAACTGGGATCCCGAAGTCTACGGCGGCGGGCGCAACTTCGGCCACCTGGCCTATCTGGTCGAGGACATCTATGCCGTCTGCCAGCGCCTGATGGATCGGGGCGTGGTGATCAACCGGCCGCCGCGCGACGGCCACATGGCCTTCGTGCGTTCGCCGGACGGCATCTCGATCGAGCTGCTGCAGCGCGGCACGCCGCTGCCCCCTCGGGAGCCGTGGCAGTCGATGCCCAACACCGGGAGCTGGTGAGATGGCGAATGGGGAACGCGATTTCGCGGAAGAGCTGGGCGACTTCGTCAAGCGCGTCTTCGACAACCTGAGCGGCCTGGTGGTTTCGGGGATGATCCACCTCGGCCACGAGCTCGGTCTGTACCGGGCGCTCGAGGGCGCCGGGCCGACGACCAGCGAGGCGCTGGCGGCGCGCACCGGGCTGCACGAACGGTGGCTGCGCGAATGGCTGCGCGGCCAGGCGGCGGCGGGGCTGCTCGAGTACGACGGCGCCGGCGGGTTCTCCCTCTCCGACGTCGGCGCGCTGGTGCTGGCGAACCAGGACAGCCCGGCATTCGCCGCCGGCAGCTTCGTCGCCCTGCCGGCGCAGCTCAACATTCTCACGCCGCTGCGCCAGTCGTTCGCCACCGGCATCGGCCTGCCGTACGACGCCTTCGGCTGCGAGGGCGCGCTCGGCATCGAGGGCATGCTGAAGCCGTGGTTCCGCACCATGCTGGTGCCGATCGCGCTGCCGCAGCTCGACGGCGTGGTCGCCAAGCTCGAGGCGGGCGCGGCGGTCGCCGACATCGGCTGCGGCACCGGCATCGCGGTGATCGAGATGGCCCGGGCGTTCCCGCGCTCGCGCTTCCGCGGCTACGACATCTCGACCCACGCCCTGACCCACGCCGAGCGCTACAAGCGCGAAGCCGGCCTGACCAACGTCACCTTCCACGACCCGCGCGACGAGCCCCTGCCGGACGACGCCAGCCTCGACTTCGTCACCGCCTTCGACTGCCTGCACGACATGACCCACCCGCTCGACGCGATGCGCGCCGTGCGGCGGGCGCTGCGCCCGGACGGCACCTGGCTGATCGCCGACATCAACGCCCGCCCGAGCTTCGAGGAGAACCTGCGCGACAACCCGATGGCGGCGATGATGTACGGGTTCTCGATCCTGAGCTGCCTGTCGTCGAGCCTCTCGGAACCCGGCGGCGCCGGGCTCGGCACGCTCGGCTTCCCGGAACCGGTGGCGCGCGAGATGACCGCGGCGGCCGGCTTCACGCGCTTCACCCGGCGCGATTTCGGCAATCCGGTGCAGGCCTATTACGAGGTGAGGCCCTGAGCGGCCGCGAATGCCGGCCGTCGCCGTGGCTCTGTTGAGCCACCGCGGCTGATCTGGGCCGCCACCGTTCCCGCCGTCTCGTCCATCGATCCCGACACGGCGGCGGGCGACGGCTGGCACGTCCATTGCCATACGTCCAGGCGCAGGAGGCATGCACTGGATGGAAACGCAGGTGGTCAATGGCGTCGTCAGCGGCGC
It includes:
- a CDS encoding HAD family phosphatase; this encodes MVKAIFFDNDGVLVDTEHLYYAATREVLSDIGVEVGEAQFIDLSLRQGRSVFDLVRDRCDAAAIEILRQRRNARYAALLSAGVAPLDGIAEVLEALRPRARLAVVTSSNPEHFDVIHAGSGLLRFFEFAITNRDYARSKPHPDPYLTALARAGCRPDEAVAIEDSERGLAAARAAGVRCIVVPRGMTRGGRFEGAHRVLASTREIVAAVEALF
- a CDS encoding GNAT family acetyltransferase → MGEVVIRAIEEADVPGVRALWEAVFPDARAWNQPAAYLARKRARRDDLILAAVRGRRVVGAVALGYDGIRGWVYHLAVAPAARRRGIATALMGAAEAALRARGCPKINLQIVAGNDAVVAFYARLGYAVEPRISMGKAI
- a CDS encoding beta-ketoacyl-[acyl-carrier-protein] synthase family protein — encoded protein: MRAFLTGCGAVSPFGGGVEALWTALCEGRSAVAPLRGIAVDGLAGVLAAEVPPDAVAAYLSHPERAHLERIDQHALAAARAALADAGLELGGCDPNRIAVVVGTTLGAMPIGEGYLRARQGGTAFDARRLLGMPYAATAARLARTLGVRGPVLSPSIACASGTLAVGLARDLVALDRADVVLAGGAEALCEFVVAGFACLRATTATAVRPFDARRDGLALGEGAALVVVESARHAARRGATAAIEVAGSGLSADAVHMTAPARDGAGAARAMRAALADAGLDADAVDVVSAHGTATVFNDAMEMAALAAVFGDHRPPVSGIKGAIGHTLAAAGAFEAVLCARVLRHGVVPPTAGCEELDPACALDIVRGAPRRVRASVALSTSSAFAGNNAAVVLRRDER
- a CDS encoding cytidine deaminase — encoded protein: MWSEFRNLALICDQRCRRHARIRAWTIASGVVFLSTILIVVAKILCFDSVAAVSSSAPARSELFVGLAELPAADRHLLERARAVSRRAYAPYSGFGVGAAVRTRSGAVYAGANMENASYGLTLCAETSALLQTVAADDFAVEAIAIVGGRLDGAGGPGRPVTPCGRCRQLIVEAAQVANTDVRVIAANADLSRVTVRTIGELLPEAFGPRDLG
- a CDS encoding amidohydrolase family protein, translated to MPPLVFATLRDLARLPWFDLHDGRLVVSDRAVGPVIDMHAHIALAYLLPMRVDLQRPTPRTEHYLPDCCAIDFEVYQNRNFTPAALQALKRDLTLGSLRRGGMRATHTVPNLVREMDELGIVHSVLLPIDLPYLSRNAAHALDAARRQPRLISFGSVHPIVDRVGVRLDEQAHDGARGVKMHPAVQLMAPNHPRAMALYRLCGERDLPLLWHCGPVGIELASGRRRSQVALYEEPIATHPRTRFVLGHAGALQMEQALDLACRYPNVWLELSGQSLANVRTILARADPDRVVYGSDWPFYHQAIGIAKVLMATEGNERLRRKVLHDNAAALLRRG
- a CDS encoding HD domain-containing protein, with protein sequence MLIRDPVHGDLSLTPLEAAVLDLPAVQRLRGIKQLGTASYVYPGALHTRFDHSLGASALAHRIIAALRRDGVAIADDLAELVAIGTLLHDVTHVPFGHTLEDERRLFPRHDKGTRLGRLLDGELGAGLDRLGIRAPIAGLLGAAPSALPPWAAEVIASTIDADLLDYLRRDAYFTGLAHDYDDRVFRYFTVADGHLALSMAKHGMDRPDARSEVIQLLRMRYFLTERVYYHHTKVAAGAMISKAVELAVATGALAEPDLLALNDWTLLDRLAACGAAAAALTARLARRDLLKRGYVVSARSVDGAQRAALVRRFHESRAERHAAERLLAEQLGCAEGEVIVYCPALTVMKEASARVVTSRGLGALNDADEAGSAEIRALQERYAQLWRLYVFVPAALAERAAPLAAAVFGHASEHS
- a CDS encoding VOC family protein, which translates into the protein MRYLHTMVRVTNLEESLDFYCNKLGLKELRRHEVPQGRYTLVFLGADENPDAQVELTFNWDPEVYGGGRNFGHLAYLVEDIYAVCQRLMDRGVVINRPPRDGHMAFVRSPDGISIELLQRGTPLPPREPWQSMPNTGSW
- a CDS encoding methyltransferase domain-containing protein, encoding MANGERDFAEELGDFVKRVFDNLSGLVVSGMIHLGHELGLYRALEGAGPTTSEALAARTGLHERWLREWLRGQAAAGLLEYDGAGGFSLSDVGALVLANQDSPAFAAGSFVALPAQLNILTPLRQSFATGIGLPYDAFGCEGALGIEGMLKPWFRTMLVPIALPQLDGVVAKLEAGAAVADIGCGTGIAVIEMARAFPRSRFRGYDISTHALTHAERYKREAGLTNVTFHDPRDEPLPDDASLDFVTAFDCLHDMTHPLDAMRAVRRALRPDGTWLIADINARPSFEENLRDNPMAAMMYGFSILSCLSSSLSEPGGAGLGTLGFPEPVAREMTAAAGFTRFTRRDFGNPVQAYYEVRP